The DNA sequence ATGATCCCACAGCAGAGCATATGGTTCAGCCCGGAATGATTTATATTTCAAATCCTACGGAACTCGGCACCATTTATTCAAAAAAAGAATTACAGGATTTAAAGCTGACCGCTCAAAAATATTCCGTACCCCTTTACGTTGACGGAGCCCGCCTAGGGACAGCCCTCACAGCTGACAATAACGATTTAAGCCTTGCAGACATGGCAAGATATACGGACGCCTTTTATATAGGCGGAACAAAGATGGGAGCTCTTTTCGGTGAAGCCCTTATAATAAACAACCAGGATCTTCAAAAAGACTTTAGGTATATACAAAAACAAAAAGGCGGCCTTTTTGCAAAGGGCAGACTTTTAGGCCTTCAGTTTAAAACTCTTTTTACGGATAAGCTTTACTTCGAAATAGGAAGAACAATGAACGAAACGGCTAAACTGATCCGTAAAGGTTTTTCCGATAGGGGCTTTTCTTTTTTTATGGAAAGCGAAACAAATCAGAGCTTCCCAATAATCGAAAACAGCTTTTTAGCTAAAATAGAAAAAGAATTTAAATGCGAATTTTGGGCAAAAATTTCAGAAAACCAAACAGCAGTTCGTTTTTGTACCTCATGGGCAACAACAAAAGAGGCGGTAAAAAAACTTTTTGAATACGTGGACGAAATAAAAAGCAACGAGAGCAAAAAATAATAAGGTATTCGGTTATTTTAAATTTTTCCTTTCTTATACATTATCCTTGTGTAAATGATTGTAATTGCGGCTCCTACAGGAATGAGCATACTTATGGCCTTTCCAAGCTGCGGCATTGCAATAAAAAGAATCAGCATAAAGGCAAAGGGGACTG is a window from the Treponema denticola genome containing:
- a CDS encoding threonine aldolase family protein, whose product is MYFFINDYSEGCHPKILKTLTETNEEQTVGYGCDTYCADAADLILKELDAPQSKVYFFSGGTQTNLTMIASVLRPHQGVIAADTGHINVHESGAIEACGHKVLTIESANGKITAEQAEALIKAHYDDPTAEHMVQPGMIYISNPTELGTIYSKKELQDLKLTAQKYSVPLYVDGARLGTALTADNNDLSLADMARYTDAFYIGGTKMGALFGEALIINNQDLQKDFRYIQKQKGGLFAKGRLLGLQFKTLFTDKLYFEIGRTMNETAKLIRKGFSDRGFSFFMESETNQSFPIIENSFLAKIEKEFKCEFWAKISENQTAVRFCTSWATTKEAVKKLFEYVDEIKSNESKK